One genomic window of Sebastes umbrosus isolate fSebUmb1 chromosome 15, fSebUmb1.pri, whole genome shotgun sequence includes the following:
- the anln gene encoding anillin isoform X3, with amino-acid sequence MDPFTEKLLERTRARRENLQKKMADRPNAANRQMAKRPREPLADTNSVISEAFIDKVPQVSSKPSPSKRKCSEENVQPAAGEENQEPVMTQAVAPMLSDPPTDKKPPVGPASVRSSSSLEKTATRPAVQPQPGQLKAPEPEKMAVTPAPNPPSSREVETVPASSALQRNKEDLVEVTAPSAAGMKSRLQRLAEKRKCWDGDDTSDEVPDCAPLSLLKRQAEEVPPAVVPTVSSGTPMGRRGRLANLAATIGTWEDDLSHANIPHEDAKEKPGTAVPKFAVRSATVAAGTKPGAAGNVVASSTASSKYTPSSQFLSAPVKPSRVDLPSLQKADIPAARPALKSLASPQKSSSQGTTFPSSPQKSSLQGTAFPSSPQKSAPSSSTTVPQSPLKNQALSRGLNLTSSPQKPELRAKPTIAGPCTPQEIATAGAPGVKSFLERFGERCQQRTNQSSPAGGATHTKTPTVTPSVTPNTRLAQERFRAAQAAQTTTADLTQRQKLERESELAQIRGRFQKGNNMWKNKDGAAETNKNTDIKEQLNKPVEAEVAPCEPQDEPTAPSTDRADTPTKCPPPAGHGLMISPPASTSSPLRVVSHAVEKTTDETPEEEEEVVKEIEMNVDQSINSAVINELFDAVLEQSDDDDEEEEDALNISSMSLLTPLAETVAAVVKSPERRMMTSTPASSFIVKSNAQDNVSKPSKFQRTNMTRAASSDSVEALDEDHKLPYSIDAYRSIRVKECERPDVKQVIVRKEDVSHRAEEPRGSSVFNIKQKMKILTNELNLQQTVIHQASQALNCCTDEEHGKGSQVEAEAERLLLVATERREALKAELDRLKGDPTGQKKASAAPERTSMSASKGSITLQEFRLPLKADFVCSIANKPESTKHSFFMMIRAGAENTVATPLASTHHGLSGDTLSFPTKFTMSDVSSDFKIDIEVYSLVQKRDVCNDKKKKPSKSKIIWRQVHEAHDLCMSAITPKRFLAITKSAHTPVMASPGGPNAIRTSNFVLVGSHKLTLSSIGTNKFPLEKINYEGSERELLNDMFPTKVPFLCPLEGHVYLKMQCEVGSKVEEKGFLTMFEDVSGFGAWHRRWCVLSGYCISYWTYPDDEKRKNPIGRINLANCTSKKVEPANREFCARPNTFELITVRPQREDDKETLVSQCKNTMCVTKNWLCADTKDERNLWMRKLTQIVVDLRMWQPDACYRPL; translated from the exons ATGGATCCATTTACTGAG AAACTGTTGGAGCGGACCCGGGCTCGCCGAGAAAACCTGCAGAAGAAAATGGCAGATAGACCAAATGCAGCAAACAGACAAATGGCCAAAAGGCCCAGAGAGCCGCTGGCTGACACCAACAGTGTGATCAGTGAGGCATTCATTGATAAAG TTCCACAGGTGTCCTCCAAGCCCTCCCCCTCAAAGCGCAAGTGCTCAGAAGAAAATGTTCAGCCTGCAGCCGGTGAGGAGAACCAGGAGCCAGTGATGACACAAGCTGTGGCTCCTATGCTCTCCGATCCTCCCACAGACAAGAAACCCCCGGTGGGGCCTGCCAGCGTTCGATCCAGCTCGTCCCTGGAGAAGACCGCTACCCGGCCTGCTGTCCAGCCTCAGCCAGGCCAGCTGAAAGCTCCAGAGCCAGAGAAGATGGCCGTCACCCCGGCACCTAATCCTCCCAGCAGCAGGGAAGTAGAGACGGTGCCTGCCAGTTCAGCCCTGCAGAGGAACAAGGAGGACCTGGTGGAAGTCACAGCTCCATCTGCTGCTGGCATGAAGTCTCGTCTGCAGAGGCTGGCAGAGAAGAGAAAGTGCTGGGATGGCGATG ACACCTCTGATGAAGTTCCCGACTGCGCTCCCCTATCCCTGTTGAAGAGGCAAGCTGAGGAGGTCCCACCAGCTGTTGTCCCCACCGTGTCCTCGGGAACCCCAATGGGGAGGAGAGGCAGACTCGCTAACCTCGCTGCCACCATTGGAACCTGGGAAGACGACCTAAGCCATGCTAACATTCCCCATGAGGATGCAAAAGAGAAGCCTGGCACAGCTGTTCCCAAGTTTGCGGTCAGAAGCGCTACCGTGGCTGCCGGCACTAAACCAGGTGCTGCAGGCAATGTGGTGGCCAGTTCAACTGCAAGCAGCAAGTACACACCCAGCTCTCAG TTCCTGTCTGCTCCAGTAAAGCCAAGCCGAGTGGATCTTCCAAGCCTTCAGAAGGCTGACATTCCTGCAGCCAGGCCAGCACTCAAGTCACTAGCCAGTCCTCAGAAGAGTTCCAGCCAGGGGACGACCTTCCCCTCTAGTCCCCAGAAGAGCTCCCTCCAGGGAACAGCATTCCCATCCAGTCCCCAGAAGTCCGCCCCGTCCTCCTCAACTACAGTGCCTCAAAGTCCCCTGAAGAACCAGGCCCTCTCCAGAGGTCTCAACCTCACCTCCAGCCCCCAGAAACCAGAACTCCGTGCCAAGCCCACTATTGCTGGCCCCTGTACCCCTCAGGAAATTGCCACTGCTGGAGCACCTG GTGTAAAATCTTTTCTGGAGCGCTTTGGAGAGAGGTGCCAGCAGCGTACCAACCAGAGCTCCCCAGCAGGGGGCGCCACCCACACCAAGACTCCCACTGTAACTCCATCAGTCACACCAAACACCAGACTGGCACAGGAGAGGTTCAGAGCTGCCCAGGCTGCACAAACCACCACTGCTGATCTCACCCAAAGACAGAAGCTG GAGCGTGAGTCTGAGCTGGCTCAGATTCGCGGTCGCTTTCAGAAGGGGAACAATATgtggaaaaacaaagatggagCAGCAGAAAccaataaaaacacagacatcaaG GAACAGCTTAACAAGCCTGTGGAGGCTGAAGTTGCCCCATGTGAGCCACAGGATGAACCCACAGCGCCCTCTACTGACCGTGCGGATACACCCACAAAGTGCCCTCCTCCAG CAGGTCATGGGTTGATGATCTCACCGCCTGCCTCAACATCCAGTCCTCTGAGGGTGGTCAGCCATGCTGTAGAGAAAACAACCGATGAAACcccagaggaagaagaggaggtggtCAAGGAGATTGAGATGAATGTGGACCAGTCCATCAACTCTGCAGTTATCAACGAGCTGTTTGATGCAGTCCTGGAGcagagtgatgatgatgatgaggaggaggaagatgctttgaatatctcctccatgtccctcctcactCCACTAGCAGAGACTGTGGCTGCTGTGGTGAAGAGTCCAGAGAGAAGAATGATG ACGTCAACTCCGGCCAGCTCATTCATCGTAAAGAGCAACGCTCAAGACAACGTTTCCAAACCTAGCAAGTTCCAGAGAACCAACATGACGCGGGCTGCCTCCTCAGACAGCGTTGAGGCCTTAGACGAGGACCACAAACTGCCATATAG CATTGATGCATACAGGTCCATCAGGGTGAAGGAGTGCGAGAGACCCGACGTGAAACAGGTGATTGTGAGAAAAGAGGACGTTTCTCACAGAGCGGAGGAACCCAGAGGATCCAGTGTCTTCAATATCAAACAGAAGATGAAG ATTCTGACAAATGAGCTGAACCTGCAACAGACAGTCATTCATCAGGCCAGTCAGGCGCTGAACTGCTGCACAGACGAAGAGCACGGCAAAGGATCCCAGGTGGAGGCTGAGGCGGagaggctgctgctggtggCAA CGGAGAGGAGGGAAGCGTTGAAGGCAGAGCTGGACCGTCTGAAAGGAGACCCAACAGGCCAGAAAAAGGCCTCTGCAGCCCCAGAACGTACCAGCATGTCTGCATCCAAGGGCTCCATCACCCTGCAGGAGTTCCGCCTGCCACTCAAGGCAGACTTTGTTTGCTCCATCGCCAACAAGCCAG AGTCAACCAAACATTCCTTCTTCATGATGATTCGTGCCGGAGCAGAGAACACTGTGGCCACACCGTTAGCCAGCACACACCACGGCCTCAGTGGGGACACCCTGTCTTTCCCCACCAAGTTCACCAT GTCTGATGTCTCCAGTGACTTTAAAATTGACATTGAGGTCTATAGCTTG GTGCAGAAGCGTGACGTCTGCaatgacaagaagaagaaaccgAGCAAGTCAAAG ataATATGGAGACAGGTTCATGAGGCCCATGATTTGTGTATGTCG GCTATCACTCCAAAGAGATTCCTCGCCATCACC AAAAGTGCCCACACACCAG TTATGGCCAGTCCAGGAGGCCCCAATGCTATTCGCACCAGTAACTTCGTCCTGGTCGGATCTCACAAGCTCACCCTGTCCTCCATTGGGACAAACAAATTTCCTTTGGAGAAG ATCAATTATGAAGGAAGTGAAAGAGAACTGCTCAATGACATGTTTCCTACCAAG GTGCCATTCCTGTGCCCTCTGGAGGGCCACGTCTACCTCAAGATGCAGTGTGAAGTTGGCTCAAAAGTGGAGGAGAAAGGCTTCCTG ACGATGTTTGAAGATGTAAGTGGATTTGGAGCCTGGCACAGAAGGTGGTGTGTCTTGTCAGGATACTGCATCTCCTACTGGACCTACCCAGACGATGAGAAGCGCAAG AATCCTATTGGTCGCATCAACCTGGCTAACTGCACCAGTAAGAAGGTGGAACCAGCCAACAGAGAGTTTTGTGCCAGACCCAACACATTTGAGCTCATCACAGTCAGACCACAAAGAGAGGATGACAAAGAAACGCTCGTCAGCCAGTGCAAGAATACCATGTGTGTCACCAA GAACTGGCTGTGTGCGGACACTAAGGACGAGAGGAACCTGTGGATGAGGAAACTGACCCAGATTGTGGTGGATCTGCGTATGTGGCAACCAGACGCCTGTTACAGGCCACTGTAA
- the anln gene encoding anillin isoform X2, which yields MDPFTEKLLERTRARRENLQKKMADRPNAANRQMAKRPREPLADTNSVISEAFIDKVPQVSSKPSPSKRKCSEENVQPAAGEENQEPVMTQAVAPMLSDPPTDKKPPVGPASVRSSSSLEKTATRPAVQPQPGQLKAPEPEKMAVTPAPNPPSSREVETVPASSALQRNKEDLVEVTAPSAAGMKSRLQRLAEKRKCWDGDDTSDEVPDCAPLSLLKRQAEEVPPAVVPTVSSGTPMGRRGRLANLAATIGTWEDDLSHANIPHEDAKEKPGTAVPKFAVRSATVAAGTKPGAAGNVVASSTASSKYTPSSQQFLSAPVKPSRVDLPSLQKADIPAARPALKSLASPQKSSSQGTTFPSSPQKSSLQGTAFPSSPQKSAPSSSTTVPQSPLKNQALSRGLNLTSSPQKPELRAKPTIAGPCTPQEIATAGAPGVKSFLERFGERCQQRTNQSSPAGGATHTKTPTVTPSVTPNTRLAQERFRAAQAAQTTTADLTQRQKLERESELAQIRGRFQKGNNMWKNKDGAAETNKNTDIKEQLNKPVEAEVAPCEPQDEPTAPSTDRADTPTKCPPPGHGLMISPPASTSSPLRVVSHAVEKTTDETPEEEEEVVKEIEMNVDQSINSAVINELFDAVLEQSDDDDEEEEDALNISSMSLLTPLAETVAAVVKSPERRMMTSTPASSFIVKSNAQDNVSKPSKFQRTNMTRAASSDSVEALDEDHKLPYSIDAYRSIRVKECERPDVKQVIVRKEDVSHRAEEPRGSSVFNIKQKMKILTNELNLQQTVIHQASQALNCCTDEEHGKGSQVEAEAERLLLVATERREALKAELDRLKGDPTGQKKASAAPERTSMSASKGSITLQEFRLPLKADFVCSIANKPESTKHSFFMMIRAGAENTVATPLASTHHGLSGDTLSFPTKFTMSDVSSDFKIDIEVYSLVQKRDVCNDKKKKPSKSKIIWRQVHEAHDLCMSAITPKRFLAITKSAHTPVMASPGGPNAIRTSNFVLVGSHKLTLSSIGTNKFPLEKINYEGSERELLNDMFPTKVPFLCPLEGHVYLKMQCEVGSKVEEKGFLTMFEDVSGFGAWHRRWCVLSGYCISYWTYPDDEKRKNPIGRINLANCTSKKVEPANREFCARPNTFELITVRPQREDDKETLVSQCKNTMCVTKNWLCADTKDERNLWMRKLTQIVVDLRMWQPDACYRPL from the exons ATGGATCCATTTACTGAG AAACTGTTGGAGCGGACCCGGGCTCGCCGAGAAAACCTGCAGAAGAAAATGGCAGATAGACCAAATGCAGCAAACAGACAAATGGCCAAAAGGCCCAGAGAGCCGCTGGCTGACACCAACAGTGTGATCAGTGAGGCATTCATTGATAAAG TTCCACAGGTGTCCTCCAAGCCCTCCCCCTCAAAGCGCAAGTGCTCAGAAGAAAATGTTCAGCCTGCAGCCGGTGAGGAGAACCAGGAGCCAGTGATGACACAAGCTGTGGCTCCTATGCTCTCCGATCCTCCCACAGACAAGAAACCCCCGGTGGGGCCTGCCAGCGTTCGATCCAGCTCGTCCCTGGAGAAGACCGCTACCCGGCCTGCTGTCCAGCCTCAGCCAGGCCAGCTGAAAGCTCCAGAGCCAGAGAAGATGGCCGTCACCCCGGCACCTAATCCTCCCAGCAGCAGGGAAGTAGAGACGGTGCCTGCCAGTTCAGCCCTGCAGAGGAACAAGGAGGACCTGGTGGAAGTCACAGCTCCATCTGCTGCTGGCATGAAGTCTCGTCTGCAGAGGCTGGCAGAGAAGAGAAAGTGCTGGGATGGCGATG ACACCTCTGATGAAGTTCCCGACTGCGCTCCCCTATCCCTGTTGAAGAGGCAAGCTGAGGAGGTCCCACCAGCTGTTGTCCCCACCGTGTCCTCGGGAACCCCAATGGGGAGGAGAGGCAGACTCGCTAACCTCGCTGCCACCATTGGAACCTGGGAAGACGACCTAAGCCATGCTAACATTCCCCATGAGGATGCAAAAGAGAAGCCTGGCACAGCTGTTCCCAAGTTTGCGGTCAGAAGCGCTACCGTGGCTGCCGGCACTAAACCAGGTGCTGCAGGCAATGTGGTGGCCAGTTCAACTGCAAGCAGCAAGTACACACCCAGCTCTCAG CAGTTCCTGTCTGCTCCAGTAAAGCCAAGCCGAGTGGATCTTCCAAGCCTTCAGAAGGCTGACATTCCTGCAGCCAGGCCAGCACTCAAGTCACTAGCCAGTCCTCAGAAGAGTTCCAGCCAGGGGACGACCTTCCCCTCTAGTCCCCAGAAGAGCTCCCTCCAGGGAACAGCATTCCCATCCAGTCCCCAGAAGTCCGCCCCGTCCTCCTCAACTACAGTGCCTCAAAGTCCCCTGAAGAACCAGGCCCTCTCCAGAGGTCTCAACCTCACCTCCAGCCCCCAGAAACCAGAACTCCGTGCCAAGCCCACTATTGCTGGCCCCTGTACCCCTCAGGAAATTGCCACTGCTGGAGCACCTG GTGTAAAATCTTTTCTGGAGCGCTTTGGAGAGAGGTGCCAGCAGCGTACCAACCAGAGCTCCCCAGCAGGGGGCGCCACCCACACCAAGACTCCCACTGTAACTCCATCAGTCACACCAAACACCAGACTGGCACAGGAGAGGTTCAGAGCTGCCCAGGCTGCACAAACCACCACTGCTGATCTCACCCAAAGACAGAAGCTG GAGCGTGAGTCTGAGCTGGCTCAGATTCGCGGTCGCTTTCAGAAGGGGAACAATATgtggaaaaacaaagatggagCAGCAGAAAccaataaaaacacagacatcaaG GAACAGCTTAACAAGCCTGTGGAGGCTGAAGTTGCCCCATGTGAGCCACAGGATGAACCCACAGCGCCCTCTACTGACCGTGCGGATACACCCACAAAGTGCCCTCCTCCAG GTCATGGGTTGATGATCTCACCGCCTGCCTCAACATCCAGTCCTCTGAGGGTGGTCAGCCATGCTGTAGAGAAAACAACCGATGAAACcccagaggaagaagaggaggtggtCAAGGAGATTGAGATGAATGTGGACCAGTCCATCAACTCTGCAGTTATCAACGAGCTGTTTGATGCAGTCCTGGAGcagagtgatgatgatgatgaggaggaggaagatgctttgaatatctcctccatgtccctcctcactCCACTAGCAGAGACTGTGGCTGCTGTGGTGAAGAGTCCAGAGAGAAGAATGATG ACGTCAACTCCGGCCAGCTCATTCATCGTAAAGAGCAACGCTCAAGACAACGTTTCCAAACCTAGCAAGTTCCAGAGAACCAACATGACGCGGGCTGCCTCCTCAGACAGCGTTGAGGCCTTAGACGAGGACCACAAACTGCCATATAG CATTGATGCATACAGGTCCATCAGGGTGAAGGAGTGCGAGAGACCCGACGTGAAACAGGTGATTGTGAGAAAAGAGGACGTTTCTCACAGAGCGGAGGAACCCAGAGGATCCAGTGTCTTCAATATCAAACAGAAGATGAAG ATTCTGACAAATGAGCTGAACCTGCAACAGACAGTCATTCATCAGGCCAGTCAGGCGCTGAACTGCTGCACAGACGAAGAGCACGGCAAAGGATCCCAGGTGGAGGCTGAGGCGGagaggctgctgctggtggCAA CGGAGAGGAGGGAAGCGTTGAAGGCAGAGCTGGACCGTCTGAAAGGAGACCCAACAGGCCAGAAAAAGGCCTCTGCAGCCCCAGAACGTACCAGCATGTCTGCATCCAAGGGCTCCATCACCCTGCAGGAGTTCCGCCTGCCACTCAAGGCAGACTTTGTTTGCTCCATCGCCAACAAGCCAG AGTCAACCAAACATTCCTTCTTCATGATGATTCGTGCCGGAGCAGAGAACACTGTGGCCACACCGTTAGCCAGCACACACCACGGCCTCAGTGGGGACACCCTGTCTTTCCCCACCAAGTTCACCAT GTCTGATGTCTCCAGTGACTTTAAAATTGACATTGAGGTCTATAGCTTG GTGCAGAAGCGTGACGTCTGCaatgacaagaagaagaaaccgAGCAAGTCAAAG ataATATGGAGACAGGTTCATGAGGCCCATGATTTGTGTATGTCG GCTATCACTCCAAAGAGATTCCTCGCCATCACC AAAAGTGCCCACACACCAG TTATGGCCAGTCCAGGAGGCCCCAATGCTATTCGCACCAGTAACTTCGTCCTGGTCGGATCTCACAAGCTCACCCTGTCCTCCATTGGGACAAACAAATTTCCTTTGGAGAAG ATCAATTATGAAGGAAGTGAAAGAGAACTGCTCAATGACATGTTTCCTACCAAG GTGCCATTCCTGTGCCCTCTGGAGGGCCACGTCTACCTCAAGATGCAGTGTGAAGTTGGCTCAAAAGTGGAGGAGAAAGGCTTCCTG ACGATGTTTGAAGATGTAAGTGGATTTGGAGCCTGGCACAGAAGGTGGTGTGTCTTGTCAGGATACTGCATCTCCTACTGGACCTACCCAGACGATGAGAAGCGCAAG AATCCTATTGGTCGCATCAACCTGGCTAACTGCACCAGTAAGAAGGTGGAACCAGCCAACAGAGAGTTTTGTGCCAGACCCAACACATTTGAGCTCATCACAGTCAGACCACAAAGAGAGGATGACAAAGAAACGCTCGTCAGCCAGTGCAAGAATACCATGTGTGTCACCAA GAACTGGCTGTGTGCGGACACTAAGGACGAGAGGAACCTGTGGATGAGGAAACTGACCCAGATTGTGGTGGATCTGCGTATGTGGCAACCAGACGCCTGTTACAGGCCACTGTAA
- the anln gene encoding anillin isoform X5 yields MDPFTEKLLERTRARRENLQKKMADRPNAANRQMAKRPREPLADTNSVISEAFIDKVPQVSSKPSPSKRKCSEENVQPAAGEENQEPVMTQAVAPMLSDPPTDKKPPVGPASVRSSSSLEKTATRPAVQPQPGQLKAPEPEKMAVTPAPNPPSSREVETVPASSALQRNKEDLVEVTAPSAAGMKSRLQRLAEKRKCWDGDDTSDEVPDCAPLSLLKRQAEEVPPAVVPTVSSGTPMGRRGRLANLAATIGTWEDDLSHANIPHEDAKEKPGTAVPKFAVRSATVAAGTKPGAAGNVVASSTASSKYTPSSQQFLSAPVKPSRVDLPSLQKADIPAARPALKSLASPQKSSSQGTTFPSSPQKSSLQGTAFPSSPQKSAPSSSTTVPQSPLKNQALSRGLNLTSSPQKPELRAKPTIAGPCTPQEIATAGAPGVKSFLERFGERCQQRTNQSSPAGGATHTKTPTVTPSVTPNTRLAQERFRAAQAAQTTTADLTQRQKLERESELAQIRGRFQKGNNMWKNKDGAAETNKNTDIKEQLNKPVEAEVAPCEPQDEPTAPSTDRADTPTKCPPPAGHGLMISPPASTSSPLRVVSHAVEKTTDETPEEEEEVVKEIEMNVDQSINSAVINELFDAVLEQSDDDDEEEEDALNISSMSLLTPLAETVAAVVKSPERRMMTSTPASSFIVKSNAQDNVSKPSKFQRTNMTRAASSDSVEALDEDHKLPYSIDAYRSIRVKECERPDVKQVIVRKEDVSHRAEEPRGSSVFNIKQKMKILTNELNLQQTVIHQASQALNCCTDEEHGKGSQVEAEAERLLLVATERREALKAELDRLKGDPTGQKKASAAPERTSMSASKGSITLQEFRLPLKADFVCSIANKPESTKHSFFMMIRAGAENTVATPLASTHHGLSGDTLSFPTKFTMSDVSSDFKIDIEVYSLVQKRDVCNDKKKKPSKSKIIWRQVHEAHDLCMSAITPKRFLAITKSAHTPVMASPGGPNAIRTSNFVLVGSHKLTLSSIGTNKFPLEKVPFLCPLEGHVYLKMQCEVGSKVEEKGFLTMFEDVSGFGAWHRRWCVLSGYCISYWTYPDDEKRKNPIGRINLANCTSKKVEPANREFCARPNTFELITVRPQREDDKETLVSQCKNTMCVTKNWLCADTKDERNLWMRKLTQIVVDLRMWQPDACYRPL; encoded by the exons ATGGATCCATTTACTGAG AAACTGTTGGAGCGGACCCGGGCTCGCCGAGAAAACCTGCAGAAGAAAATGGCAGATAGACCAAATGCAGCAAACAGACAAATGGCCAAAAGGCCCAGAGAGCCGCTGGCTGACACCAACAGTGTGATCAGTGAGGCATTCATTGATAAAG TTCCACAGGTGTCCTCCAAGCCCTCCCCCTCAAAGCGCAAGTGCTCAGAAGAAAATGTTCAGCCTGCAGCCGGTGAGGAGAACCAGGAGCCAGTGATGACACAAGCTGTGGCTCCTATGCTCTCCGATCCTCCCACAGACAAGAAACCCCCGGTGGGGCCTGCCAGCGTTCGATCCAGCTCGTCCCTGGAGAAGACCGCTACCCGGCCTGCTGTCCAGCCTCAGCCAGGCCAGCTGAAAGCTCCAGAGCCAGAGAAGATGGCCGTCACCCCGGCACCTAATCCTCCCAGCAGCAGGGAAGTAGAGACGGTGCCTGCCAGTTCAGCCCTGCAGAGGAACAAGGAGGACCTGGTGGAAGTCACAGCTCCATCTGCTGCTGGCATGAAGTCTCGTCTGCAGAGGCTGGCAGAGAAGAGAAAGTGCTGGGATGGCGATG ACACCTCTGATGAAGTTCCCGACTGCGCTCCCCTATCCCTGTTGAAGAGGCAAGCTGAGGAGGTCCCACCAGCTGTTGTCCCCACCGTGTCCTCGGGAACCCCAATGGGGAGGAGAGGCAGACTCGCTAACCTCGCTGCCACCATTGGAACCTGGGAAGACGACCTAAGCCATGCTAACATTCCCCATGAGGATGCAAAAGAGAAGCCTGGCACAGCTGTTCCCAAGTTTGCGGTCAGAAGCGCTACCGTGGCTGCCGGCACTAAACCAGGTGCTGCAGGCAATGTGGTGGCCAGTTCAACTGCAAGCAGCAAGTACACACCCAGCTCTCAG CAGTTCCTGTCTGCTCCAGTAAAGCCAAGCCGAGTGGATCTTCCAAGCCTTCAGAAGGCTGACATTCCTGCAGCCAGGCCAGCACTCAAGTCACTAGCCAGTCCTCAGAAGAGTTCCAGCCAGGGGACGACCTTCCCCTCTAGTCCCCAGAAGAGCTCCCTCCAGGGAACAGCATTCCCATCCAGTCCCCAGAAGTCCGCCCCGTCCTCCTCAACTACAGTGCCTCAAAGTCCCCTGAAGAACCAGGCCCTCTCCAGAGGTCTCAACCTCACCTCCAGCCCCCAGAAACCAGAACTCCGTGCCAAGCCCACTATTGCTGGCCCCTGTACCCCTCAGGAAATTGCCACTGCTGGAGCACCTG GTGTAAAATCTTTTCTGGAGCGCTTTGGAGAGAGGTGCCAGCAGCGTACCAACCAGAGCTCCCCAGCAGGGGGCGCCACCCACACCAAGACTCCCACTGTAACTCCATCAGTCACACCAAACACCAGACTGGCACAGGAGAGGTTCAGAGCTGCCCAGGCTGCACAAACCACCACTGCTGATCTCACCCAAAGACAGAAGCTG GAGCGTGAGTCTGAGCTGGCTCAGATTCGCGGTCGCTTTCAGAAGGGGAACAATATgtggaaaaacaaagatggagCAGCAGAAAccaataaaaacacagacatcaaG GAACAGCTTAACAAGCCTGTGGAGGCTGAAGTTGCCCCATGTGAGCCACAGGATGAACCCACAGCGCCCTCTACTGACCGTGCGGATACACCCACAAAGTGCCCTCCTCCAG CAGGTCATGGGTTGATGATCTCACCGCCTGCCTCAACATCCAGTCCTCTGAGGGTGGTCAGCCATGCTGTAGAGAAAACAACCGATGAAACcccagaggaagaagaggaggtggtCAAGGAGATTGAGATGAATGTGGACCAGTCCATCAACTCTGCAGTTATCAACGAGCTGTTTGATGCAGTCCTGGAGcagagtgatgatgatgatgaggaggaggaagatgctttgaatatctcctccatgtccctcctcactCCACTAGCAGAGACTGTGGCTGCTGTGGTGAAGAGTCCAGAGAGAAGAATGATG ACGTCAACTCCGGCCAGCTCATTCATCGTAAAGAGCAACGCTCAAGACAACGTTTCCAAACCTAGCAAGTTCCAGAGAACCAACATGACGCGGGCTGCCTCCTCAGACAGCGTTGAGGCCTTAGACGAGGACCACAAACTGCCATATAG CATTGATGCATACAGGTCCATCAGGGTGAAGGAGTGCGAGAGACCCGACGTGAAACAGGTGATTGTGAGAAAAGAGGACGTTTCTCACAGAGCGGAGGAACCCAGAGGATCCAGTGTCTTCAATATCAAACAGAAGATGAAG ATTCTGACAAATGAGCTGAACCTGCAACAGACAGTCATTCATCAGGCCAGTCAGGCGCTGAACTGCTGCACAGACGAAGAGCACGGCAAAGGATCCCAGGTGGAGGCTGAGGCGGagaggctgctgctggtggCAA CGGAGAGGAGGGAAGCGTTGAAGGCAGAGCTGGACCGTCTGAAAGGAGACCCAACAGGCCAGAAAAAGGCCTCTGCAGCCCCAGAACGTACCAGCATGTCTGCATCCAAGGGCTCCATCACCCTGCAGGAGTTCCGCCTGCCACTCAAGGCAGACTTTGTTTGCTCCATCGCCAACAAGCCAG AGTCAACCAAACATTCCTTCTTCATGATGATTCGTGCCGGAGCAGAGAACACTGTGGCCACACCGTTAGCCAGCACACACCACGGCCTCAGTGGGGACACCCTGTCTTTCCCCACCAAGTTCACCAT GTCTGATGTCTCCAGTGACTTTAAAATTGACATTGAGGTCTATAGCTTG GTGCAGAAGCGTGACGTCTGCaatgacaagaagaagaaaccgAGCAAGTCAAAG ataATATGGAGACAGGTTCATGAGGCCCATGATTTGTGTATGTCG GCTATCACTCCAAAGAGATTCCTCGCCATCACC AAAAGTGCCCACACACCAG TTATGGCCAGTCCAGGAGGCCCCAATGCTATTCGCACCAGTAACTTCGTCCTGGTCGGATCTCACAAGCTCACCCTGTCCTCCATTGGGACAAACAAATTTCCTTTGGAGAAG GTGCCATTCCTGTGCCCTCTGGAGGGCCACGTCTACCTCAAGATGCAGTGTGAAGTTGGCTCAAAAGTGGAGGAGAAAGGCTTCCTG ACGATGTTTGAAGATGTAAGTGGATTTGGAGCCTGGCACAGAAGGTGGTGTGTCTTGTCAGGATACTGCATCTCCTACTGGACCTACCCAGACGATGAGAAGCGCAAG AATCCTATTGGTCGCATCAACCTGGCTAACTGCACCAGTAAGAAGGTGGAACCAGCCAACAGAGAGTTTTGTGCCAGACCCAACACATTTGAGCTCATCACAGTCAGACCACAAAGAGAGGATGACAAAGAAACGCTCGTCAGCCAGTGCAAGAATACCATGTGTGTCACCAA GAACTGGCTGTGTGCGGACACTAAGGACGAGAGGAACCTGTGGATGAGGAAACTGACCCAGATTGTGGTGGATCTGCGTATGTGGCAACCAGACGCCTGTTACAGGCCACTGTAA